A stretch of the Saprospiraceae bacterium genome encodes the following:
- a CDS encoding nucleotide sugar dehydrogenase codes for MYQELLNKEKKLAVIGLGYVGLPLALSFAKKFKVIGFDINEERIEMMKKHMDPSRELSADAFKDADIEFTDSLDILRQAHFYIVAVPTPVDEHKVPDLKPILGASKTIGKVLKEGDYVIYESTVYPGCTEEDCLPILEKGSNLVCGIHFKIGYSPERINPGDKTRTLESILKIVSGNDAEALDEIAKVYGAIIQAGIYKASSIKVAEAAKVIENSQRDLNISFMNELAMIFDRMGIDTHEVLEAAGTKWNFLKFSPGLVGGHCIGVDPYYLLHKSKQLGYDPEVILSGRRINDRMPAFIAKKLVQLLIGKGKNPSNCKVLISGITFKENVSDIRNSKVADLYDELRGYSVQVDVNDPYADPNEVKHEYGIQIKKTPDTDYDAVVVAVAHQDYKNLDMSFFKNLMKSDPVLVDLKGLYPNPGNGMTYWRL; via the coding sequence ATGTATCAGGAATTATTAAATAAAGAAAAAAAATTAGCAGTTATAGGACTTGGATATGTAGGGTTGCCGCTCGCATTGAGCTTTGCAAAGAAATTTAAGGTAATCGGGTTTGATATCAATGAGGAACGGATCGAAATGATGAAGAAACACATGGATCCATCCAGAGAGTTAAGTGCAGATGCATTTAAAGATGCAGATATTGAATTTACAGATTCATTGGATATTCTTCGCCAGGCTCATTTTTATATTGTTGCAGTGCCTACACCAGTTGATGAACACAAAGTTCCGGATTTAAAACCGATACTTGGAGCATCTAAAACGATTGGTAAAGTTTTAAAAGAAGGAGATTATGTTATCTATGAATCTACCGTATATCCTGGGTGTACGGAAGAAGATTGTTTGCCTATTTTAGAGAAAGGTTCCAACTTAGTCTGCGGAATACATTTTAAAATAGGATATTCTCCGGAGCGCATCAATCCGGGTGATAAGACCCGAACACTGGAATCCATTTTAAAAATTGTATCAGGCAATGATGCAGAAGCATTGGATGAAATTGCTAAAGTTTACGGTGCAATTATTCAAGCAGGAATTTATAAAGCATCCAGCATTAAAGTTGCAGAAGCTGCAAAAGTTATAGAGAACAGTCAGCGTGACTTAAACATTTCATTTATGAATGAGCTGGCTATGATTTTTGACCGGATGGGGATTGATACACACGAGGTACTTGAAGCAGCTGGAACCAAATGGAATTTTCTGAAATTTTCACCTGGATTGGTTGGAGGTCATTGTATCGGAGTGGATCCATATTATCTTTTACATAAATCAAAACAACTGGGTTATGATCCGGAAGTTATTTTAAGCGGACGCAGAATCAATGACAGGATGCCTGCATTTATTGCAAAAAAATTGGTTCAGCTTTTAATAGGAAAGGGTAAAAATCCAAGCAATTGCAAAGTACTGATCAGTGGCATTACATTTAAAGAAAATGTATCAGATATCCGGAATTCCAAAGTTGCCGATTTGTATGATGAATTGCGTGGATATTCTGTGCAGGTAGATGTAAATGATCCCTATGCTGATCCAAATGAAGTGAAACATGAATATGGTATACAGATTAAAAAAACGCCTGATACGGATTATGATGCAGTTGTAGTAGCAGTTGCACATCAGGATTACAAAAATCTTGATATGAGTTTTTTTAAAAATCTGATGAAATCAGATCCGGTATTGGTTGACTTGAAAGGGCTTTATCCAAACCCTGGAAATGGGATGACCTATTGGAGATTATAA
- a CDS encoding Gfo/Idh/MocA family oxidoreductase, with translation MKRFALIGAGGYVAPRHMKAIKETGHTMIAAMDKNDSVGIMDSYFPEADFFTEFERFDRHLYKLKRKGEGMDYLSVCSPNYLHDAHIRFGLRMGADVICEKPLVLNPWNIDALKEMESETGQKVNTILQLRVHPKVIELRTKLLSEVYSKKHQVDLIYITSRGKWYHSSWKGDISKSGGIATNIGVHFYDLLSWLFGEVKQNIVHLITEDRVAGMIEYERANVRYFLSINENALPDTIRASGKKTYRCLEINGSEFEFSEGFTDLHTLSYQEILNGNGFGLEESRASIQTVYEIRNKQAIGLVGDYHPLAK, from the coding sequence ATGAAACGATTTGCATTGATCGGTGCCGGTGGTTACGTTGCACCCAGGCATATGAAGGCCATTAAGGAAACTGGACACACAATGATTGCTGCTATGGATAAAAATGATTCCGTTGGAATCATGGACTCTTATTTTCCTGAAGCTGATTTTTTTACTGAATTTGAACGATTTGACCGGCATCTCTATAAGTTAAAACGCAAAGGAGAAGGGATGGACTATTTGTCTGTATGTTCTCCAAATTATTTGCACGATGCACACATTCGTTTTGGATTGCGTATGGGAGCAGATGTAATTTGTGAGAAACCCTTGGTGTTAAATCCATGGAATATAGATGCTTTAAAAGAGATGGAATCAGAAACAGGTCAGAAAGTCAATACGATCTTGCAATTAAGAGTGCATCCCAAGGTAATTGAATTGAGAACGAAACTATTAAGCGAAGTTTATAGTAAGAAGCATCAGGTAGATCTAATTTATATTACATCCCGTGGAAAGTGGTATCATTCGTCCTGGAAAGGGGATATCAGTAAATCAGGTGGAATCGCGACTAACATTGGAGTTCATTTTTATGATTTACTTTCCTGGCTATTTGGTGAAGTTAAACAAAATATAGTCCATTTAATAACTGAAGATCGGGTGGCCGGAATGATAGAATACGAACGTGCAAATGTTCGTTATTTTTTAAGTATCAATGAAAATGCATTGCCAGATACAATTCGGGCCAGCGGAAAGAAAACCTATCGTTGCTTAGAAATTAATGGTTCGGAATTTGAATTTAGTGAAGGATTTACTGATTTGCATACATTATCTTATCAGGAAATTTTAAATGGTAACGGATTTGGTTTAGAGGAATCCAGAGCTTCTATTCAAACGGTTTATGAGATTCGAAACAAGCAAGCCATTGGATTGGTTGGTGATTATCATCCATTAGCTAAATAA
- a CDS encoding UDP-glucose/GDP-mannose dehydrogenase family protein codes for MNISIIGTGYVGLVTGTCFSETGNQVICVDINAKKVEDLKNGKIPIFEPGLETLFERNVEEGRLKFTTSLQEAVQHAEILFLALPTPQGEDGAADLSYVLQASSDIAKLITKYTVLVNKSTVPVGTAEKVIELLATQLDQKLFDVVSNPEFLREGVAVEDFMKPDRVVIGSSSTRARDKMTELYEPFVRQGNPIFHMDLRSAELTKYAANAYLATRISFMNEIANLCEQTGANVDMVRMGMGSDNRIGKRFLFPGVGYGGSCFPKDVTALHQTAEQHQYPFRILKAVMDVNKSQKKILSNKILNHFENHLKGRKIAFWGLAFKPNTDDIREAPALEIISDLLAAGANISVYDPEATHHVKQVFGEKIHYAKDMYEAIQDADALALVTEWNVFRSPDFDKMKNGMKLPVIFDGRNVFEHSKMAELGFKYYSIGRH; via the coding sequence ATGAATATCAGCATCATAGGTACAGGATATGTAGGATTGGTTACAGGGACTTGTTTTTCAGAAACAGGAAATCAAGTGATTTGCGTAGATATAAATGCTAAAAAAGTTGAAGACTTAAAGAATGGCAAAATTCCAATTTTTGAACCCGGCCTGGAGACTTTATTTGAGCGAAATGTGGAAGAGGGTCGATTGAAATTTACGACAAGTCTTCAAGAAGCAGTGCAACATGCAGAAATCCTTTTTTTGGCACTCCCAACTCCACAGGGAGAAGATGGCGCTGCTGATTTAAGTTATGTGTTGCAAGCGAGTTCGGACATTGCAAAACTTATCACAAAATATACGGTGCTCGTTAATAAAAGTACCGTTCCGGTTGGAACAGCAGAAAAAGTGATTGAATTATTGGCAACTCAATTGGATCAAAAGCTCTTTGATGTTGTTTCAAACCCGGAATTTTTAAGGGAAGGAGTTGCTGTAGAAGATTTTATGAAACCGGATCGAGTTGTAATTGGGAGTAGTTCAACTAGAGCCAGAGATAAGATGACGGAATTGTATGAACCTTTTGTTCGACAGGGAAATCCCATCTTTCACATGGATTTACGAAGTGCAGAATTGACTAAATATGCTGCTAATGCATATCTGGCAACCCGTATCAGTTTTATGAATGAAATTGCCAATCTATGCGAACAAACGGGAGCCAATGTCGATATGGTTCGCATGGGCATGGGAAGTGACAATCGGATTGGGAAGCGATTTTTATTTCCGGGAGTTGGATATGGTGGATCTTGTTTTCCAAAAGATGTGACAGCATTACATCAAACTGCTGAACAACATCAATATCCATTCAGGATTTTAAAAGCTGTCATGGATGTAAATAAATCACAAAAGAAAATTCTTAGCAATAAAATTTTAAATCATTTTGAAAATCATTTGAAAGGTAGAAAAATTGCCTTTTGGGGATTGGCGTTTAAACCCAATACCGATGACATTCGGGAAGCTCCGGCTTTAGAGATTATAAGTGATTTGTTAGCTGCCGGTGCAAATATCAGCGTATACGATCCGGAAGCAACCCATCATGTAAAACAGGTATTTGGAGAAAAAATACATTATGCAAAAGATATGTATGAAGCCATTCAGGATGCAGATGCATTGGCATTAGTTACTGAATGGAATGTTTTTCGATCACCCGATTTTGATAAAATGAAGAATGGGATGAAATTGCCTGTCATTTTTGATGGCCGAAATGTTTTTGAACACAGTAAAATGGCCGAATTGGGTTTTAAATATTACAGTATTGGAAGACATTAA
- the neuC gene encoding UDP-N-acetylglucosamine 2-epimerase (hydrolyzing) yields the protein MSNKEIRKICVVITARPSYSRIKSALTAIQNHKDLELQLVVAASALLDRYGKAFEYIEQDGFRIAAKVFNVLEGENLTAQAKTTGLGILELATVFENLKPDAVVTIADRFETMATAVAASYMNIPLIHIQGGEVTGSIDEKVRHAITKLADLHLVASEDAYQRVIKLGESVESVVVTGCPSLDIALDVIQQETCIFDPLSKYGGVGTDRFNPDDFVVVLQHPVTTEYHEARSQIEISLQAIKALDKSCLWFWPNVDAGSDGTSKGIRAFREKYPDSKIHFFKNMEPADFLRLLLSCKCLIGNSSVGIRESSFLGIPVVDIGSRQAGRSRGANVLHVEYNQEEIVKAIQFQINHGKYKPEFIYGDGKAGVRIAEALASLPLTFDKKISY from the coding sequence ATGTCGAATAAAGAAATACGCAAAATTTGCGTGGTTATAACAGCAAGACCTAGTTACAGCAGGATTAAATCGGCTTTGACTGCCATTCAAAATCATAAGGATCTTGAATTGCAATTGGTGGTGGCAGCATCTGCCCTACTGGACCGATATGGTAAAGCATTTGAATACATCGAACAAGATGGATTTCGCATTGCTGCTAAAGTTTTTAATGTACTGGAAGGCGAAAATCTTACAGCACAAGCTAAAACAACGGGCTTGGGAATTCTTGAACTTGCAACAGTGTTTGAAAATCTTAAACCCGATGCGGTTGTCACAATTGCTGATCGATTTGAAACTATGGCTACTGCAGTTGCTGCAAGTTATATGAACATTCCTTTAATTCATATACAAGGTGGAGAAGTAACAGGAAGCATTGATGAAAAAGTTAGACACGCAATTACAAAACTTGCAGACCTTCATTTAGTAGCATCTGAAGATGCCTACCAGCGTGTGATTAAATTGGGAGAATCAGTAGAATCCGTAGTCGTAACAGGCTGTCCTTCTTTGGATATTGCATTAGATGTTATACAACAAGAAACATGCATTTTTGATCCATTATCAAAATATGGTGGAGTCGGGACCGATCGGTTTAATCCGGATGATTTTGTAGTTGTATTGCAACATCCAGTCACAACAGAATATCATGAAGCGCGTTCACAAATTGAAATCAGCTTACAAGCCATTAAAGCTTTAGACAAATCCTGTCTGTGGTTTTGGCCAAATGTTGATGCAGGTTCAGATGGAACATCTAAAGGAATTCGGGCGTTTCGAGAAAAGTATCCCGATTCTAAGATCCATTTCTTTAAAAATATGGAACCCGCGGATTTTTTAAGGCTTTTATTATCGTGTAAATGCCTGATTGGAAATTCAAGTGTGGGCATCCGTGAAAGTTCGTTTTTAGGAATTCCAGTAGTAGATATCGGAAGCAGACAAGCAGGACGGTCACGTGGGGCCAATGTCTTACATGTTGAATACAACCAGGAAGAAATAGTAAAGGCAATCCAATTCCAGATAAATCATGGCAAGTATAAACCGGAATTTATTTATGGAGATGGGAAAGCTGGTGTTCGAATTGCAGAAGCTTTAGCGAGCTTGCCGCTTACATTTGATAAAAAAATCAGCTATTGA
- a CDS encoding bi-domain-containing oxidoreductase: MKLLMQSLKSGETFFEEIPKPVAGKNFVLVESVCSLVSPGTERMLVQFGKSNWIQKIAQQPEKFKQLVQKIQTDGFLNTYKAVEAKLDQAIPLGYSNVGIIREVGAGVHEFKIGDRVVCNGFHSEYNVISKNLCAKIPDSVSNEDAAMTLLAAIALQGIRLADVELGERVVVMGLGLIGLLACQILKANGCEVIGMDVSNDSIELARQFGIRALNSSIHKPGELFQSEFKGIGADAVIITASAKQDLINDAAALCRIRGRIILIGLVGNEISRDLFYKKELTFQVACSYGPGRYDPEFEDKAIDYPIGFVRWTEKRNMEAILQLMEQGQLQLSPLVKQRVSFDQVIQSYYTNLDQLKYANLIDYQTGSPLKDRQTIFLNSDQDRKGPFRIGVIGSGNFCSSIILPELKKFPVELITLCSSRPNAGQLAKKFGFQNISSELDAVILNPDINLVIIANRHHAHASLIIKCLEAGKQVFVEKPLCIVREDLNKIQTSYNDNSRLAIGYNRRFAPTITKVCNLIKGVENQLSINYVINAGYIDPKHWVQDPEIGGGRILGEVCHFIDLCNFLTKSNVIALNTISMGRETSSQLADTLSIQLKYANGSIATIQYLSNGSKQLEKETIQVFFTNKVIELHNFKRIRNFGISSPFNLFQTQDKGYYHQFKELFNPDSDYFNKKYFKEVCHVSTLCFDIIDQLQGKNQ, from the coding sequence ATGAAGTTATTAATGCAAAGTCTTAAATCCGGTGAAACATTTTTTGAAGAAATTCCAAAACCGGTAGCAGGTAAAAATTTTGTACTTGTAGAGTCTGTGTGTTCTTTAGTTTCTCCCGGCACGGAGCGAATGCTGGTACAATTTGGAAAGTCAAATTGGATCCAAAAAATAGCACAACAACCTGAAAAATTTAAACAGTTGGTTCAAAAAATTCAAACCGACGGTTTTCTTAATACGTATAAAGCAGTTGAAGCTAAATTGGACCAGGCAATTCCATTGGGATATTCAAATGTTGGAATTATTCGGGAAGTTGGTGCTGGTGTCCATGAATTTAAAATTGGAGATCGAGTTGTTTGCAACGGATTTCACTCGGAATATAATGTCATTTCTAAAAATTTATGCGCCAAAATACCGGATTCTGTTTCAAATGAAGATGCTGCAATGACCTTGCTTGCTGCAATTGCTTTGCAAGGAATCCGGTTGGCTGATGTTGAGTTGGGAGAACGGGTCGTAGTCATGGGTTTGGGTTTGATTGGCTTGTTGGCGTGTCAGATTCTAAAAGCCAATGGATGTGAGGTAATTGGTATGGATGTTTCTAATGATTCTATAGAACTAGCCCGACAATTCGGCATACGGGCATTGAATAGCAGCATCCACAAACCAGGAGAATTATTTCAATCTGAATTTAAAGGAATAGGAGCAGATGCGGTGATCATAACAGCAAGTGCAAAACAAGATTTGATTAATGATGCTGCAGCATTGTGCAGAATACGTGGTCGGATCATTTTAATCGGTCTTGTTGGAAATGAAATCAGCCGTGATTTGTTTTATAAAAAAGAACTTACTTTTCAAGTAGCATGCAGTTATGGTCCCGGAAGATATGATCCAGAATTCGAGGATAAAGCAATCGATTACCCCATTGGCTTTGTAAGATGGACTGAGAAGCGCAATATGGAAGCAATCCTGCAATTGATGGAACAGGGTCAACTGCAATTAAGTCCACTAGTGAAACAACGCGTTTCCTTTGATCAAGTGATCCAATCGTATTATACGAATTTAGATCAATTGAAATATGCTAATTTAATTGATTACCAAACTGGGAGTCCTTTAAAAGATCGTCAGACAATTTTTTTGAATTCAGATCAAGATCGCAAAGGTCCATTCAGAATTGGGGTGATTGGTTCTGGGAATTTTTGTTCATCCATTATTTTGCCGGAACTTAAAAAATTTCCAGTTGAATTGATCACATTATGCAGCAGTCGCCCCAATGCAGGTCAACTTGCAAAAAAATTTGGATTCCAAAATATCAGTTCTGAACTGGATGCTGTGATTCTAAATCCAGACATTAATTTAGTGATCATAGCAAACAGACACCACGCTCATGCCAGTTTGATTATTAAATGTCTGGAAGCCGGAAAACAAGTGTTTGTTGAAAAACCGCTGTGCATCGTAAGAGAAGATCTTAATAAAATTCAGACTTCCTATAATGACAATAGCAGACTTGCTATAGGTTATAACAGACGATTTGCGCCAACAATTACCAAGGTTTGCAATTTAATTAAAGGAGTCGAAAACCAATTGAGTATAAATTATGTAATTAATGCCGGATATATTGATCCAAAGCATTGGGTACAGGATCCTGAAATTGGAGGAGGAAGAATACTTGGTGAAGTTTGTCATTTTATTGACCTCTGTAATTTCCTTACAAAATCTAATGTAATTGCTTTGAATACAATCTCCATGGGTAGAGAAACAAGTAGTCAGTTAGCAGATACCTTGAGCATCCAATTGAAATATGCAAATGGGAGCATAGCAACCATACAATATCTGAGCAATGGGTCGAAGCAACTAGAGAAAGAAACTATTCAAGTATTTTTTACAAATAAAGTAATTGAACTCCATAATTTTAAACGAATCAGAAATTTTGGAATTAGTTCTCCATTTAATTTATTTCAAACACAAGATAAAGGCTATTACCATCAATTCAAGGAATTGTTCAATCCTGATTCTGATTATTTTAATAAAAAGTATTTTAAAGAAGTATGCCATGTTAGTACCTTGTGTTTTGATATCATTGATCAACTTCAAGGAAAGAATCAATAG
- a CDS encoding N-acetyltransferase produces MGGYFAHPTAVIDADCSIGDGTKIWHFSHIMSNCIIGKNCNLGQNVVISPGVELGPNVKVQNNVSIYTGVICEEDVFLGPSMVFTNVINPRSAVNRRDQYLKTRVKRGASIGANATIVCGNDIGEYAFIGAGAVVTKEVPDYALVIGNPARQTGWMSSYGHKLQFDRDGIAVCPESGERYKLEDRKVIKLS; encoded by the coding sequence ATGGGAGGCTATTTTGCGCATCCAACTGCAGTAATTGATGCAGATTGCTCAATAGGTGATGGAACCAAGATCTGGCATTTTTCACATATTATGTCCAATTGTATCATTGGAAAAAATTGCAACCTGGGACAGAATGTAGTGATTTCACCCGGTGTCGAATTGGGTCCTAATGTAAAAGTGCAAAACAATGTTTCAATATATACCGGTGTGATTTGTGAAGAGGATGTTTTTTTAGGACCTTCGATGGTTTTCACTAATGTAATCAATCCAAGATCCGCTGTAAACCGGAGGGATCAATATTTAAAAACACGGGTTAAGCGCGGAGCATCTATTGGTGCGAATGCTACCATCGTATGTGGAAATGACATTGGTGAATATGCATTTATCGGAGCGGGCGCAGTAGTAACCAAAGAAGTACCCGATTATGCACTGGTGATTGGAAATCCTGCGAGACAAACAGGTTGGATGAGTTCATATGGTCACAAATTACAGTTTGATCGTGATGGAATTGCTGTTTGTCCGGAATCAGGAGAGCGCTATAAATTGGAAGACCGAAAAGTTATAAAATTATCATGA
- a CDS encoding N-acetylneuraminate synthase family protein, whose amino-acid sequence MKTQLIAEIAQAHDGSLGILHSFIDALAETGVQTIKFQIHNAEAESSEFEKFRIPFSYVDKTRKDYWKRMEFSFEQWQDIKRHVEENDMEFLATPFSIAAVEMLERLQVNRYKVGSGDVSNLLLLDRIAQTGKPILLSSGMSDWKELEHSVNFLKAFQSELSVMQCTSLYPCPPEKTGLHLIPEMKQRFGVPVGYSDHSGTIYAGTCAVALGAELLEFHVCFDKRMFGPDAIASLTIEEVGQLVESVEFVENACIQTGLKDASDQFNEMRTLFGKSLATRKQLDAGHVILKSDLESKKPAGYGIPTSEFQKLIGKKLIHGLHANQFINWSDVE is encoded by the coding sequence ATGAAAACCCAACTCATTGCTGAAATTGCTCAAGCGCACGATGGTAGTTTGGGAATTTTACATTCATTTATTGATGCCCTGGCAGAAACGGGTGTTCAAACAATAAAATTTCAGATCCATAATGCTGAAGCAGAGAGCAGTGAATTTGAAAAATTTAGAATTCCTTTTTCTTATGTTGATAAGACCCGTAAAGATTATTGGAAGCGGATGGAATTTAGTTTCGAGCAATGGCAGGATATTAAAAGACATGTGGAAGAAAATGACATGGAATTTTTAGCAACGCCCTTTTCAATTGCTGCAGTCGAAATGCTTGAAAGGCTCCAAGTAAACCGGTATAAAGTTGGTTCGGGGGATGTTAGTAATTTATTATTGCTTGATCGGATTGCACAAACCGGAAAACCCATACTTCTTTCGAGTGGTATGAGTGATTGGAAGGAATTGGAGCATTCCGTAAATTTTTTAAAAGCATTTCAATCTGAGCTTAGTGTAATGCAATGCACGAGTTTGTATCCTTGTCCACCGGAAAAAACTGGTTTGCATTTGATACCGGAAATGAAACAACGTTTTGGGGTGCCGGTTGGTTATTCTGATCATTCCGGAACCATTTATGCTGGAACTTGCGCAGTCGCATTAGGAGCTGAATTATTGGAATTTCACGTTTGTTTTGACAAACGCATGTTTGGTCCCGATGCAATTGCCTCATTAACTATTGAAGAAGTTGGACAATTGGTGGAGTCTGTAGAATTTGTTGAAAACGCTTGCATACAAACAGGATTAAAAGATGCTTCCGATCAATTCAATGAAATGCGAACTTTGTTTGGTAAGTCGCTTGCAACCAGAAAGCAATTGGATGCCGGCCATGTAATACTAAAATCAGATTTAGAAAGCAAAAAACCTGCAGGATATGGAATTCCAACTTCTGAATTCCAAAAATTAATTGGTAAAAAATTAATTCATGGCTTGCATGCTAATCAATTTATAAACTGGTCCGATGTCGAATAA
- a CDS encoding acylneuraminate cytidylyltransferase family protein has product MSKVLGIVPARSGSKRVPGKNMRLLNGKPLLSYALDAALNSKKLTAIAVSSDDETILNSAGQYHSKILCIQRPESLSTDQSTALEYTQHALDFLEKHNSLHFDLIVIIQVTSPFTISDDIDSVIECLEASKADCAASVRRVPHDLHPIKFKRIEHGLLVPLVEAENGRMAAHQLEPVYVRNGAVYASRIELIQKNQLLNENCAAFIMPDERSLDINTEMDLRFAQFLMQSL; this is encoded by the coding sequence ATGAGTAAAGTATTAGGCATCGTTCCCGCCCGTTCTGGATCAAAAAGAGTCCCTGGAAAAAATATGCGCTTGCTTAATGGAAAACCCTTGTTAAGTTATGCATTGGATGCTGCTTTAAATTCCAAAAAATTGACAGCAATTGCTGTAAGTTCTGATGATGAAACCATCTTGAATTCTGCAGGACAGTATCATTCAAAAATACTTTGCATTCAAAGACCCGAATCTCTATCCACGGATCAATCCACCGCACTGGAATACACGCAGCATGCACTGGATTTTCTGGAAAAACATAATTCCTTACATTTTGATCTTATTGTCATCATTCAGGTTACCAGTCCTTTTACAATAAGTGACGACATTGATTCAGTTATTGAATGCCTTGAAGCTAGCAAAGCCGATTGTGCAGCAAGCGTCAGAAGGGTCCCGCATGACCTTCATCCTATTAAATTTAAACGAATCGAACACGGATTATTAGTTCCTTTGGTGGAAGCAGAAAATGGTCGTATGGCAGCCCATCAATTAGAGCCCGTGTATGTTCGGAATGGGGCTGTTTATGCATCAAGGATTGAGTTGATTCAAAAAAACCAATTATTAAATGAAAACTGTGCCGCTTTTATAATGCCTGACGAACGTTCGTTAGATATTAATACAGAAATGGATTTGCGATTTGCCCAATTTTTAATGCAGTCATTATGA
- a CDS encoding DegT/DnrJ/EryC1/StrS family aminotransferase, with translation MKLHMVDLGTQYAKIKPEVDASIQEVLDSSIFIGGPVVNAFKTNLENYLGVKHVIPCANGTDALQIALMALGLQPGDEVILPAFTYVATAEVIALLRLVPVMVDVNLNDFNIQLDEIKKNIGPKTKAIVPVHLFGQSSQMEEIMAIAKEHNLYVVEDNAQAIGSDYYNQNGTKQKAGTIGHIGCTSFFPSKNLGCYGDGGAMFTNDDALAEQIRMIANHGQGSVRYYHDVVGVNSRLDAIQAAILNVKLKYLNSYAKARVAVADYYDAGFKELPMLITPYRAKHSSHVFHQYTMRITNGKRDELKAYLDSIQIPNAIYYPVPLYEQKAYKAFKGNVNQLAITEILCKEVLSLPMHTELNNEMLDYIINHVKKFLTS, from the coding sequence ATGAAATTGCACATGGTAGATTTAGGAACCCAGTATGCTAAGATCAAACCGGAAGTAGATGCTTCCATTCAGGAAGTTTTGGATTCAAGTATATTTATTGGTGGACCGGTAGTAAATGCTTTTAAAACTAATTTAGAAAATTATTTAGGAGTAAAACATGTGATTCCTTGTGCAAATGGAACGGATGCTTTGCAAATTGCATTGATGGCACTTGGTCTGCAACCCGGAGATGAAGTAATACTCCCGGCATTTACTTATGTGGCAACTGCAGAAGTTATTGCCTTGTTGCGATTGGTTCCCGTCATGGTCGATGTGAATTTAAATGATTTTAACATCCAGCTGGATGAAATCAAAAAAAATATAGGACCTAAAACCAAAGCCATTGTGCCAGTCCATTTGTTTGGTCAATCCTCACAAATGGAAGAAATAATGGCCATCGCTAAAGAGCATAACTTGTATGTTGTTGAAGACAATGCTCAAGCTATTGGTTCTGATTATTATAACCAAAACGGAACGAAACAGAAAGCAGGAACCATTGGACATATTGGTTGCACTTCTTTTTTTCCATCAAAAAATCTTGGATGTTATGGTGATGGAGGTGCAATGTTTACCAATGATGACGCATTGGCAGAGCAAATTCGGATGATAGCCAATCACGGTCAGGGATCTGTAAGGTATTATCATGATGTCGTCGGTGTGAATTCAAGATTAGATGCCATTCAGGCAGCCATCCTTAATGTAAAATTAAAATATTTAAATTCCTATGCAAAAGCCCGGGTTGCTGTAGCAGATTATTATGATGCTGGTTTTAAAGAACTTCCGATGCTTATTACACCCTATCGAGCAAAGCATTCAAGCCATGTATTTCATCAATATACCATGCGAATCACCAATGGAAAGCGTGATGAATTAAAAGCTTATTTGGATTCAATTCAAATCCCCAATGCAATTTATTATCCTGTACCGCTGTATGAACAAAAGGCATATAAAGCTTTTAAAGGAAATGTAAACCAATTGGCTATCACAGAAATATTATGCAAGGAAGTACTTTCGTTGCCTATGCATACTGAATTGAATAATGAAATGCTTGATTATATAATTAATCACGTCAAAAAATTTTTAACTTCTTAA